A genome region from Passer domesticus isolate bPasDom1 chromosome 25, bPasDom1.hap1, whole genome shotgun sequence includes the following:
- the LOC135286089 gene encoding bile acid receptor-like isoform X1, whose translation MGCFPSFAPSPGCCLKAGPTAEWMKQCSWEQSMANTFVTVPDGYGLPEPLQYYDVLPEHINYQLQDADFQAAPYCQYSAVPVPVPVPALQPQPGPAPYGSYSLDAPYGDGPCVGSSCELSKGPFLPAPGEDGGYQGLRRPRLSHPVRLKGQEELCVVCGDKASGYHYNALTCEGCKGFFRRSITKNAVYRCKSGGHCEMDMYMRRKCQECRLKKCRAVGMLAECLLTEVQCKSKRLRKNFKQKSSFLCNIKLEDEGLNSKQVSSTTRSGKQIPEKMELTPGEHQLLDHIVAAHQKYTIPLEEAKKFLQETASPEESFLHLSETAVVHVQVLVDFTKRLPGFESLASEDQIALLKGSTVEAMFLRSAQIYNQRMSECQPSTSESHVRLSDHGTCCHVQSLDKNNIYSMEMCHNKERPTSTTTTGITEEFITALFYFYRTMGELKVTETEYALLVATTVFFSDRPLLRDKRHVEELQEPLLGILYKHSKLQHPRDPQRFARLLGRLTELRSLRHAHAGALRARDPRLAAPLRDLWDLH comes from the exons ATGGGATGCTTCCCTTCCTTTGCcccttccccaggctgctgtttaAAGGCTGGTCCCACAGCAGAGTGGATGAAGCagtgcagctgggagcagagcatgGCCAACACGTTTGTCACCGTCCCTGACGGGTACGGCCTTCCCGAGCCCCTCCAGTACTACG ATGTTTTACCGGAGCACATCAACTACCAGCTGCAGGACGCGGATTTCCAGGCTGCCCCGTACTGCCAGTActcagcagtgccagtgccagtgccagtgccagccctgcagccccagcctggcccggccccgtACGGCTCCTACAGCCTGGACGCCCCGTACGGCGACGGGCCCTGCGTGGGCAGCAGCTGCGAGCTCAGCAAGGGCCCCTTCCTGCCTGCCCCCGGGGAGGACGGCGGCTACCAGGGCCTCAGGAGGCCCCGGCTGAGCCACCCGGTGAGGCTgaaggggcaggaggagctgtgcgTGGTGTGTGGGGACAAGGCCTCGGGCTACCACTACAACGCGCTGACCTGCGAGGGCTGCAAAG GCTTCTTCCGGCGCAGCATCACCAAGAACGCGGTGTACCGCTGCAAGAGCGGCGGGCACTGCGAGATGGACATGTACATGAGGAGGAAGTGCCAGGAGTGCCGCCTCAAGaagtgcagggctgtggggatgCTGGCAGAAT GTTTGCTGACTGAAGTCCAGTGCAAGTCAAAGCGACTCAGGAAGAATTTCAAGCAGAAGAGCAGTTTCCTTTGCAACATAAAGCTGGAAGATGAGGGACTGAATAGTAAGCAAGTATCATCTACAACAAGATCTGGAAAA cagaTCCCAGAGAAGATGGAACTCACTCCAGGAGAACATCAGCTTCTTGACCACATTGTAGCAGCACACCAGAAATACACAATTCCCCTTGAGGAAGCCAAGAAGTTT CTACAGGAAACTGCAAGTCCTGAGGAAAGTTTCCTCCACCTGTCTGAGACAGCTGTTGTCCATGTCCAGGTGTTGGTGGATTTCACAAAAAGACTCCCAG GGTTTGAGAGTTTAGCCAGTGAGGACCAGATTGCTCTGCTGAAAGGGTCCACAGTGGAGGCAATGTTCCTGAGATCAGCCCAAATTTACAACCAAAGAATGAGCGAGTGCCAGCCATCAACCAGTGAAA GTCATGTAAGACTTTCTGATCACGGGACATGTTGTCATGTTCAAAGCCTTGATAAAAACAATATTTATTCCATGGAAATGTGTCATAATAAAGAGAGGCCAACTTCTACTACTACCACAG gCATAACTGAGGAGTTCATCACCGCCCTGTTCTACTTCTACAGAACCATGGGGGAACTCAAAGTGACCGAGACCGAATACGCTCTGCTCGTAGCAACAACAGTGTTCTTTTCAG ACCGCCCGCTGCTGAGGGACAAGCGCCAcgtggaggagctgcaggagccgcTGCTGGGGATCCTGTACAAGCACTCGAAGCTGCAGCACCCGCGGGACCCGCAGCGCTTCGCGCGGCTGCTGGGGCGCCTCACGGAGCTGCGCTCGCTGCGCCACGCCCACGCGGGGGCGCTGCGCGCGCGGGACCCGCGCCTGGCCGCGCCGCTGCGCGACCTCTGGGACCTCCACTAG
- the LOC135286089 gene encoding bile acid receptor-like isoform X3 — protein sequence MKQCSWEQSMANTFVTVPDGYGLPEPLQYYDVLPEHINYQLQDADFQAAPYCQYSAVPVPVPVPALQPQPGPAPYGSYSLDAPYGDGPCVGSSCELSKGPFLPAPGEDGGYQGLRRPRLSHPVRLKGQEELCVVCGDKASGYHYNALTCEGCKGFFRRSITKNAVYRCKSGGHCEMDMYMRRKCQECRLKKCRAVGMLAECLLTEVQCKSKRLRKNFKQKSSFLCNIKLEDEGLNSKQVSSTTRSGKQIPEKMELTPGEHQLLDHIVAAHQKYTIPLEEAKKFLQETASPEESFLHLSETAVVHVQVLVDFTKRLPGFESLASEDQIALLKGSTVEAMFLRSAQIYNQRMSECQPSTSESHVRLSDHGTCCHVQSLDKNNIYSMEMCHNKERPTSTTTTGITEEFITALFYFYRTMGELKVTETEYALLVATTVFFSDRPLLRDKRHVEELQEPLLGILYKHSKLQHPRDPQRFARLLGRLTELRSLRHAHAGALRARDPRLAAPLRDLWDLH from the exons ATGAAGCagtgcagctgggagcagagcatgGCCAACACGTTTGTCACCGTCCCTGACGGGTACGGCCTTCCCGAGCCCCTCCAGTACTACG ATGTTTTACCGGAGCACATCAACTACCAGCTGCAGGACGCGGATTTCCAGGCTGCCCCGTACTGCCAGTActcagcagtgccagtgccagtgccagtgccagccctgcagccccagcctggcccggccccgtACGGCTCCTACAGCCTGGACGCCCCGTACGGCGACGGGCCCTGCGTGGGCAGCAGCTGCGAGCTCAGCAAGGGCCCCTTCCTGCCTGCCCCCGGGGAGGACGGCGGCTACCAGGGCCTCAGGAGGCCCCGGCTGAGCCACCCGGTGAGGCTgaaggggcaggaggagctgtgcgTGGTGTGTGGGGACAAGGCCTCGGGCTACCACTACAACGCGCTGACCTGCGAGGGCTGCAAAG GCTTCTTCCGGCGCAGCATCACCAAGAACGCGGTGTACCGCTGCAAGAGCGGCGGGCACTGCGAGATGGACATGTACATGAGGAGGAAGTGCCAGGAGTGCCGCCTCAAGaagtgcagggctgtggggatgCTGGCAGAAT GTTTGCTGACTGAAGTCCAGTGCAAGTCAAAGCGACTCAGGAAGAATTTCAAGCAGAAGAGCAGTTTCCTTTGCAACATAAAGCTGGAAGATGAGGGACTGAATAGTAAGCAAGTATCATCTACAACAAGATCTGGAAAA cagaTCCCAGAGAAGATGGAACTCACTCCAGGAGAACATCAGCTTCTTGACCACATTGTAGCAGCACACCAGAAATACACAATTCCCCTTGAGGAAGCCAAGAAGTTT CTACAGGAAACTGCAAGTCCTGAGGAAAGTTTCCTCCACCTGTCTGAGACAGCTGTTGTCCATGTCCAGGTGTTGGTGGATTTCACAAAAAGACTCCCAG GGTTTGAGAGTTTAGCCAGTGAGGACCAGATTGCTCTGCTGAAAGGGTCCACAGTGGAGGCAATGTTCCTGAGATCAGCCCAAATTTACAACCAAAGAATGAGCGAGTGCCAGCCATCAACCAGTGAAA GTCATGTAAGACTTTCTGATCACGGGACATGTTGTCATGTTCAAAGCCTTGATAAAAACAATATTTATTCCATGGAAATGTGTCATAATAAAGAGAGGCCAACTTCTACTACTACCACAG gCATAACTGAGGAGTTCATCACCGCCCTGTTCTACTTCTACAGAACCATGGGGGAACTCAAAGTGACCGAGACCGAATACGCTCTGCTCGTAGCAACAACAGTGTTCTTTTCAG ACCGCCCGCTGCTGAGGGACAAGCGCCAcgtggaggagctgcaggagccgcTGCTGGGGATCCTGTACAAGCACTCGAAGCTGCAGCACCCGCGGGACCCGCAGCGCTTCGCGCGGCTGCTGGGGCGCCTCACGGAGCTGCGCTCGCTGCGCCACGCCCACGCGGGGGCGCTGCGCGCGCGGGACCCGCGCCTGGCCGCGCCGCTGCGCGACCTCTGGGACCTCCACTAG
- the LOC135286089 gene encoding bile acid receptor-like isoform X2, which yields MGCFPSFAPSPGCCLKAGPTAEWMKQCSWEQSMANTFVTVPDGYGLPEPLQYYDVLPEHINYQLQDADFQAAPYCQYSAVPVPVPVPALQPQPGPAPYGSYSLDAPYGDGPCVGSSCELSKGPFLPAPGEDGGYQGLRRPRLSHPVRLKGQEELCVVCGDKASGYHYNALTCEGCKGFFRRSITKNAVYRCKSGGHCEMDMYMRRKCQECRLKKCRAVGMLAECLLTEVQCKSKRLRKNFKQKSSFLCNIKLEDEGLNSKQVSSTTRSGKIPEKMELTPGEHQLLDHIVAAHQKYTIPLEEAKKFLQETASPEESFLHLSETAVVHVQVLVDFTKRLPGFESLASEDQIALLKGSTVEAMFLRSAQIYNQRMSECQPSTSESHVRLSDHGTCCHVQSLDKNNIYSMEMCHNKERPTSTTTTGITEEFITALFYFYRTMGELKVTETEYALLVATTVFFSDRPLLRDKRHVEELQEPLLGILYKHSKLQHPRDPQRFARLLGRLTELRSLRHAHAGALRARDPRLAAPLRDLWDLH from the exons ATGGGATGCTTCCCTTCCTTTGCcccttccccaggctgctgtttaAAGGCTGGTCCCACAGCAGAGTGGATGAAGCagtgcagctgggagcagagcatgGCCAACACGTTTGTCACCGTCCCTGACGGGTACGGCCTTCCCGAGCCCCTCCAGTACTACG ATGTTTTACCGGAGCACATCAACTACCAGCTGCAGGACGCGGATTTCCAGGCTGCCCCGTACTGCCAGTActcagcagtgccagtgccagtgccagtgccagccctgcagccccagcctggcccggccccgtACGGCTCCTACAGCCTGGACGCCCCGTACGGCGACGGGCCCTGCGTGGGCAGCAGCTGCGAGCTCAGCAAGGGCCCCTTCCTGCCTGCCCCCGGGGAGGACGGCGGCTACCAGGGCCTCAGGAGGCCCCGGCTGAGCCACCCGGTGAGGCTgaaggggcaggaggagctgtgcgTGGTGTGTGGGGACAAGGCCTCGGGCTACCACTACAACGCGCTGACCTGCGAGGGCTGCAAAG GCTTCTTCCGGCGCAGCATCACCAAGAACGCGGTGTACCGCTGCAAGAGCGGCGGGCACTGCGAGATGGACATGTACATGAGGAGGAAGTGCCAGGAGTGCCGCCTCAAGaagtgcagggctgtggggatgCTGGCAGAAT GTTTGCTGACTGAAGTCCAGTGCAAGTCAAAGCGACTCAGGAAGAATTTCAAGCAGAAGAGCAGTTTCCTTTGCAACATAAAGCTGGAAGATGAGGGACTGAATAGTAAGCAAGTATCATCTACAACAAGATCTGGAAAA aTCCCAGAGAAGATGGAACTCACTCCAGGAGAACATCAGCTTCTTGACCACATTGTAGCAGCACACCAGAAATACACAATTCCCCTTGAGGAAGCCAAGAAGTTT CTACAGGAAACTGCAAGTCCTGAGGAAAGTTTCCTCCACCTGTCTGAGACAGCTGTTGTCCATGTCCAGGTGTTGGTGGATTTCACAAAAAGACTCCCAG GGTTTGAGAGTTTAGCCAGTGAGGACCAGATTGCTCTGCTGAAAGGGTCCACAGTGGAGGCAATGTTCCTGAGATCAGCCCAAATTTACAACCAAAGAATGAGCGAGTGCCAGCCATCAACCAGTGAAA GTCATGTAAGACTTTCTGATCACGGGACATGTTGTCATGTTCAAAGCCTTGATAAAAACAATATTTATTCCATGGAAATGTGTCATAATAAAGAGAGGCCAACTTCTACTACTACCACAG gCATAACTGAGGAGTTCATCACCGCCCTGTTCTACTTCTACAGAACCATGGGGGAACTCAAAGTGACCGAGACCGAATACGCTCTGCTCGTAGCAACAACAGTGTTCTTTTCAG ACCGCCCGCTGCTGAGGGACAAGCGCCAcgtggaggagctgcaggagccgcTGCTGGGGATCCTGTACAAGCACTCGAAGCTGCAGCACCCGCGGGACCCGCAGCGCTTCGCGCGGCTGCTGGGGCGCCTCACGGAGCTGCGCTCGCTGCGCCACGCCCACGCGGGGGCGCTGCGCGCGCGGGACCCGCGCCTGGCCGCGCCGCTGCGCGACCTCTGGGACCTCCACTAG